The Candidatus Zixiibacteriota bacterium genome window below encodes:
- the pckA gene encoding phosphoenolpyruvate carboxykinase (ATP): MKFYLDIKTPAQDIAGERASDFRLKDQGFAKLNRVYWNLGSSALYEEAIFRREGQLGHTGSFIVNTGKHTARAANDKFVVREATTEDHVWWGKYNRPFSAEKFSAVMNRLQAYLQDRDVFVRDCHVGADPNYRFPIRVVTEHAWHSLFARNMFIPVDSLEEQRRHIPEFTIICIPSFQGAPEVDGTLSPTFILLSFEQKLVLIGGTGYGGEIKKSAFTILNYLLPLQGILSMHCSANVGNNGESALFFGLSGTGKTTLSADPRRRLIGDDEHGWSDEGIFNFENGCYAKVIALSPTAEPEIYACTRRYGTILENVIFDPVSRVPDLDDDSRTENTRASYPLDYIDNSVPEKMAGHPKNIIMLTCDASGVMPPISRLTPDQALYHFISGYTAKVSGTEIELGKEPEITFSACFGAPFMVHHPYFYADLLKRKMLRYKVNCWLVNTGWTGGPYGIGKRISIRHTRALLDAALEGKLDNVEYWTDPVFGFSVPKTCPEVPDSVLRPESTWPDKDAYKMRYRDLAMRFIANFKQFTDGCPPEIVAAGPKV; the protein is encoded by the coding sequence ATGAAGTTCTATCTCGATATCAAGACTCCGGCGCAGGACATCGCAGGCGAGCGGGCCTCGGACTTTCGTCTGAAGGACCAGGGATTCGCCAAGTTGAACCGCGTCTACTGGAATCTGGGAAGTTCGGCCTTGTACGAGGAGGCGATCTTCCGTCGCGAGGGACAGCTCGGGCATACGGGGTCGTTCATTGTCAACACCGGCAAGCACACGGCCCGGGCCGCCAACGACAAGTTCGTCGTCCGCGAGGCCACAACCGAAGACCATGTGTGGTGGGGGAAGTACAATCGCCCCTTCAGCGCCGAGAAGTTCAGCGCCGTGATGAACCGTCTGCAGGCGTACCTCCAGGACCGCGATGTCTTCGTGCGCGATTGCCATGTCGGGGCCGACCCCAACTACCGCTTCCCCATCCGCGTGGTGACCGAGCACGCGTGGCACAGTCTGTTCGCCCGCAACATGTTCATCCCTGTGGACTCGCTGGAGGAGCAGCGTCGCCACATTCCCGAGTTCACGATCATCTGCATTCCGTCGTTTCAGGGCGCCCCGGAGGTCGATGGCACGCTGTCGCCGACCTTCATCCTGTTGAGCTTCGAACAGAAGCTGGTCTTGATCGGCGGGACCGGGTATGGCGGGGAGATCAAGAAATCGGCGTTCACCATCCTCAACTACCTGCTCCCCCTGCAGGGAATCCTGAGCATGCATTGCTCGGCCAACGTCGGCAACAACGGCGAAAGCGCGCTCTTCTTCGGATTGTCGGGAACCGGCAAGACGACGCTGTCGGCTGATCCGCGTCGGCGGTTGATCGGCGATGACGAGCACGGCTGGAGCGACGAGGGCATCTTCAACTTTGAGAACGGTTGCTATGCCAAGGTGATCGCCCTGTCGCCGACCGCCGAGCCGGAGATCTATGCCTGCACGCGGCGGTACGGCACTATTCTCGAAAACGTCATCTTCGACCCCGTGAGTCGCGTCCCCGATCTCGATGACGATAGCCGCACCGAAAACACGCGGGCCTCCTATCCGCTGGACTACATCGACAACTCCGTTCCCGAGAAGATGGCAGGGCACCCGAAGAACATCATCATGCTCACCTGTGACGCTTCGGGGGTCATGCCGCCCATATCGCGCCTGACGCCGGACCAGGCGCTGTATCATTTCATTTCCGGCTACACCGCCAAGGTGAGCGGGACCGAGATCGAACTGGGCAAGGAGCCCGAGATCACCTTCAGCGCCTGCTTCGGCGCGCCGTTCATGGTGCATCACCCGTACTTCTACGCCGACCTGTTGAAGCGCAAGATGCTGCGCTACAAGGTCAACTGCTGGCTGGTCAACACCGGCTGGACCGGCGGGCCGTATGGCATCGGCAAGCGGATCAGCATCCGCCACACGCGCGCCCTCCTCGATGCGGCATTGGAAGGGAAGCTCGACAACGTGGAGTACTGGACCGATCCGGTCTTTGGATTCTCCGTTCCCAAAACCTGTCCGGAGGTTCCCGATTCGGTTCTCCGTCCCGAGAGCACCTGGCCCGACAAGGACGCCTACAAGATGAGGTACCGTGATCTGGCGATGCGCTTCATCGCCAATTTCAAACAGTTCACGGACGGGTGTCCCCCGGAAATCGTCGCCGCGGGACCGAAGGTGTAA
- a CDS encoding pyridoxal phosphate-dependent aminotransferase gives MSISKLAASIADSPTLRLNEQARLLREKGEPVIHLGAGEPKSKVPVEAIRSAAAQITSGEVRYTPTDGIPELKKAILRYMEENYNKVVHPENVIVSGGAKQALSVLLTVLINPQDEVIITAPYWVSYPEMVKLVYGVPVIVRSEDGRFQPRLQDIKAAVSSYTKAIILNSPNNPSGAVYDADFIGEIVEFCEQKGIYLITDDIYHKLIFDGKSFCPAYRFVKKDIEDSKVIVINGVSKLYAMTGFRIGWTVAPKKIVEVMVNVQAQTTSCPSTISQVASVGALSGIQSGVESLRYTLENNRNIIVQELKSIDGIHITPPGGTFYCLPDFRAFNKSSVDLCHFLLNKVRVVTVPGKEFGMEGYLRLSYCGTVKDITEGVARIRWAIDPDAPNELFIGDRKLVRDWL, from the coding sequence ATGAGTATCAGCAAACTGGCGGCATCGATCGCCGATTCCCCCACCCTGCGACTCAATGAGCAGGCGCGCCTTCTCAGGGAAAAGGGGGAACCGGTCATCCACTTGGGCGCCGGGGAACCCAAGAGCAAGGTCCCGGTGGAGGCGATCCGCAGTGCCGCCGCCCAGATCACCTCGGGGGAGGTGCGATACACCCCCACCGACGGTATCCCTGAGCTCAAGAAGGCCATTCTCCGGTACATGGAGGAAAACTACAACAAGGTCGTCCATCCCGAAAACGTCATCGTCTCCGGCGGCGCCAAGCAGGCGTTGTCGGTACTGCTTACGGTGTTGATCAACCCGCAGGATGAAGTGATCATCACCGCGCCGTACTGGGTCAGCTATCCGGAGATGGTCAAGCTCGTCTATGGCGTCCCGGTCATCGTGCGCTCGGAGGATGGTCGGTTTCAGCCGCGCCTGCAGGACATCAAGGCCGCGGTCAGCTCCTACACCAAGGCGATCATTCTCAACAGCCCCAACAACCCGTCGGGGGCGGTCTATGACGCCGACTTCATTGGCGAGATCGTCGAGTTCTGCGAGCAGAAGGGGATTTACCTCATCACCGATGACATCTATCACAAGCTGATCTTCGACGGCAAATCGTTCTGTCCGGCCTACCGGTTCGTCAAGAAGGACATCGAGGATTCCAAGGTCATCGTGATCAACGGCGTCTCGAAGCTGTATGCGATGACCGGCTTTCGCATCGGGTGGACCGTGGCGCCGAAGAAGATCGTCGAGGTCATGGTGAACGTGCAGGCGCAGACGACGTCCTGTCCGTCGACGATCTCCCAGGTCGCCTCGGTCGGCGCGCTCAGCGGCATCCAAAGCGGCGTGGAGAGTCTCCGTTACACGTTGGAGAACAACCGCAACATCATTGTGCAGGAGTTGAAGTCGATCGATGGAATTCACATCACTCCGCCCGGCGGCACGTTCTATTGCCTCCCCGACTTCCGCGCCTTCAACAAGAGCTCCGTGGACCTCTGCCATTTCCTTCTCAACAAGGTCCGCGTCGTGACCGTGCCGGGGAAGGAGTTCGGCATGGAGGGGTACTTGCGGCTCAGCTATTGCGGGACGGTGAAAGACATCACAGAGGGCGTGGCCCGGATCCGGTGGGCCATCGACCCCGATGCGCCCAACGAACTCTTCATCGGCGACAGAAAGCTCGTGAGGGACTGGCTATGA